The segment GCGCGTGTCTCCGGTCGCGCGGCGCGTCGCGGAAGAGCAGGGCATCGACCTCGCGGGCGTCGCCGGCTCGGGCGCCGGCGGCCGCGTGATGAAGGCCGACGTGACTGCCCGCGCCGCACCCGCGGCTGCGCCGGCCCCGGCCGCCGAGGCTGCGCCGGCCTCCGCGGCGCCCGGCACGCTGCTCGAGTTCCTGGGCCGCATGAAGGTGCCGACGCACCGAGTGACCCCGGAGGACAAGGTGATTCCCTTCACTGCCATCCGCCGGCGCATCGCCGAGCACATGGTGGTCTCGCACGTGGTCTCGCCGCACGTCGGCACCGTAGCCGAGGTCGACCTGTCCAAGCTCGCGCGGCTGCGCGAGCGCAAGAAGAAGGAGTTCGAAGCCGAGCACGGCTTCGGGCTTTCGTTCCTGCCCTTCGTGGTCGCGGCCACGGTCCGCGGGCTGCACGACTACCCGCGCATCAACTCGGCGGTGGTCGGTGACTCGATCGTGGAGCGCGCCGGCATCCACGTGGGCGTGGCGGTCGAGACCGAGCGCGGTCTGCTCGTGC is part of the Myxococcota bacterium genome and harbors:
- a CDS encoding 2-oxo acid dehydrogenase subunit E2, translated to RVSPVARRVAEEQGIDLAGVAGSGAGGRVMKADVTARAAPAAAPAPAAEAAPASAAPGTLLEFLGRMKVPTHRVTPEDKVIPFTAIRRRIAEHMVVSHVVSPHVGTVAEVDLSKLARLRERKKKEFEAEHGFGLSFLPFVVAATVRGLHDYPRINSAVVGDSIVERAGIHVGVAVETERGLLVPVIRDTDRLSLVGIAEAVNELATRARERSIGADDLAGGTFTVSNPGREGNLYGFAVINQPQVGILRMGEVKKRPVVLENAGEETIAIHPMMYLALSYDHRIIDGVTGNSFLYRVARVLEAAEFEL